A window of the Helianthus annuus cultivar XRQ/B chromosome 4, HanXRQr2.0-SUNRISE, whole genome shotgun sequence genome harbors these coding sequences:
- the LOC110937119 gene encoding type IV inositol polyphosphate 5-phosphatase 7 — protein MRGENCKKNKVSWPKTLKKWFNVKNKAEDFHADAFSHEDNDFNEREACIINKNIRRERSTKKHAPPHVREVNDYRIFVATWNVAGKSPTGSLNLEDWLHTPPPADIYVLGFQEIVPLNAGNVLGTEDNGPAKKWLALIRRTLNSLPGTSYDPNLELDSDFEELKTVKNTSFMSRSMRITKSDMAMSQPRLERGYSGSDRIVYRNRVNGYGLNLGDSDEDNEPDGLRLPDSIRDPETEYCESMSGKNPKNSRYCLVASKQMVGIYLTIWIKSDLRDNVRNMKVSCVGRGLMGYLGNKGSISISMTLHQTSFCFICCHLTSGQKEGDELRRNADVMEILRKTWFPRVQGTRDEKSPQTILDHDRIIWLGDLNYRIALSYRSAKDLVEARNWGALLANDQLRIEQRSGRVFNGWNEGRIYFPPTYKYSNNSDRYACNDMHPKEKKRTPAWCDRILWYGRGLHQMSYVRGESRFSDHRPVYSIFIAEVESINRCKIKKNTSCSSRIEVEELLPYLH, from the exons ATGAGAGGTGAAAACTGCAAGAAAAACAAG GTTTCATGGCCAAAAACACTCAAGAAATGGTTTAAtgtcaagaacaaagctgaagacTTCCATGCAGATGCTTTTAGCCATGAAG ATAATGATTTTAACGAAAGAGAAGCGTGCATCATCAACAAAAACATAAGAAGAG AGAGATCAACCAAGAAGCATGCTCCTCCTCACGTGAGGGAAGTCAATGATTATAG GATCTTTGTAGCTACATGGAATGTTGCTGGAAAATCACCAACAGGTTCCTTAAATCTTGAAGATTGGTTACATACTCCACCTCCAGCTGACATTTATGTTCTTGG ATTTCAAGAAATTGTCCCATTAAATGCTGGAAATGTGCTGGGCACGGAAGATAACGGTCCGGCTAAAAAGTGGCTAGCACTCATTCGAAGAACGTTAAACAGTCTTCCGGGCACAAGTTATGATCCAAATTTGGAACTAGATTCAGATTTTGAAGaattaaaaacagtaaaaaacaCGTCATTTATGAGCCGTAGCATGCGGATAACAAAGAGTGACATGGCCATGTCACAACCGAGACTTGAGCGTGGATACAGTGGCTCGGACCGGATTGTGTACAGGAACCGGGTCAATGGTTATGGCCTGAACCTTGGGGATTCGGATGAAGACAATGAGCCAGACGGTTTACGTTTACCCGATAGCATACGCGATCCGGAGACAGAATATTGTGAATCTATGAGTGGTAAAAATCCGAAGAACTCTAGGTACTGTTTGGTTGCAAGTAAGCAAATGGTTGGTATTTATCTCACGATATGGATAAAGAGCGATCTTAGAGACAATGTTCGGAACATGAAAGTGTCATGTGTTGGTAGAGGATTAATGGGCTATCTTGGAAACAAG GGTTCGATCTCAATTAGCATGACGTTGCACCAAACAAGCTTTTGCTTCATATGTTGTCACTTAACTTCCGGTCAAAAGGAAGGGGATGAACTGAGAAGAAATGCTGATGTCATGGAAATCTTGAGAAAAACTTGGTTTCCTCGAGTTCAAGGCACCAGAGACGAAAAATCTCCTCAAACTATTCTCGATCACGA TCGAATAATATGGCTTGGTGACTTAAATTACCGGATTGCCCTCTCTTACCGGTCTGCAAAGGATCTCGTTGAGGCGCGCAACTGGGGGGCTTTATTGGCAAATGACCAG CTTCGGATTGAACAAAGAAGCGGACGTGTATTCAACGGGTGGAATGAAGGGAGGATATATTTCCCTCCAACATATAAATATTCAAATAATTCAGATAGATATGCATGCAATGATATGcatccaaaagaaaagaaaagaactCCAGCATg GTGTGATCGTATCTTGTGGTATGGTCGAGGGCTCCATCAAATGTCTTATGTTCGTGGGGAGTCAAGATTTTCAGATCATAGACCCGTGTACAGCATATTTATAGCGGAAGTAGAGTCAATAAACCGTTGCAAGATCAAGAAAAACACAAGTTGTTCTTCAAGGATTGAGGTCGAAGAGCTATTACCGTATTTACATTGA